A genomic window from Tolypothrix sp. PCC 7910 includes:
- a CDS encoding STAS domain-containing protein yields the protein MSLRGTRETRDNYQLFRLTGLLDAFSEPTFRKVLGGKIDEGPKHIILDLSQIDFVDSSGLGALVQLAKQAQNLTGTLQIVTNARVTQTVKLVRLEKFLSLQPNVEAALENIKSS from the coding sequence GTGAGCCTAAGGGGTACTCGTGAAACCCGGGATAACTATCAGCTATTCCGCCTCACAGGTTTATTGGATGCCTTTTCTGAGCCGACATTTCGTAAGGTACTCGGTGGCAAAATTGATGAGGGACCAAAGCACATTATCTTGGATCTCTCACAGATTGACTTTGTTGATAGCTCTGGCTTAGGTGCCTTGGTGCAGCTAGCCAAGCAGGCTCAAAACCTTACTGGCACCTTGCAGATTGTCACTAATGCCCGTGTAACTCAAACGGTCAAGCTGGTTCGCTTAGAGAAGTTTCTCTCCCTGCAACCAAATGTTGAAGCGGCTCTAGAAAACATCAAGTCTTCTTGA
- the carA gene encoding glutamine-hydrolyzing carbamoyl-phosphate synthase small subunit, with the protein MPLSDTIPALLVLADGTAYRGWSVGATGTTIGEVVFNTGMTGYQEVLTDPSYCGQIVIFTYPELGNTGVNPEDEESARPQVRGAIARNICHRPSNWRSTQSLPDYLKQHQIPGIYGIDTRALTRKIRMYGAMNGGISTSILDEAELLEKVQAAPTMQGLNLVREVTTRKVYEWSDPTIPAWEFNSNASERNGDTFTVVALDFGVKRNILRRLASYGCQVIVVPANTAPEEILKYNPDGIFLSNGPGDPAAVTEGIETTKALLGAQKPIFGICMGHQILGHALGAETFKLKFGHRGLNQPAGLQQRVEITSQNHSFAINPDSLPEAVVEISHLNLNDRTVAGVRHKSLPVFSVQYHPEASPGPHDADYLFEDFVKAMRAARQSQRDRN; encoded by the coding sequence ATGCCCCTGTCTGACACAATCCCGGCTTTACTTGTTCTAGCGGATGGCACCGCTTATCGCGGTTGGTCTGTTGGTGCTACAGGAACCACAATTGGGGAAGTGGTATTTAACACTGGCATGACTGGGTATCAAGAAGTGTTGACTGACCCTAGTTATTGTGGACAAATTGTCATTTTTACCTATCCTGAATTGGGTAACACTGGTGTTAATCCCGAAGATGAGGAATCAGCTAGACCGCAGGTGCGAGGTGCGATCGCCCGCAATATTTGCCACCGACCAAGTAACTGGCGCTCGACACAATCTTTGCCTGACTACTTGAAACAGCACCAAATTCCCGGTATCTATGGAATTGATACCCGCGCCCTCACCCGTAAAATTCGGATGTATGGAGCCATGAATGGTGGGATTTCCACATCTATTTTGGATGAGGCGGAGTTATTAGAAAAGGTACAGGCAGCCCCAACTATGCAAGGGCTAAATCTGGTGCGTGAAGTCACAACCCGAAAGGTTTATGAATGGTCAGACCCCACTATCCCCGCTTGGGAATTTAACTCCAATGCCTCTGAGAGAAACGGAGACACCTTTACCGTTGTCGCCCTTGACTTTGGAGTGAAGCGGAATATCTTGCGTCGTTTAGCAAGTTATGGTTGTCAAGTAATTGTTGTGCCCGCGAATACAGCACCAGAGGAAATTCTCAAATATAATCCAGATGGTATCTTTCTTTCCAACGGGCCGGGCGATCCAGCAGCAGTCACAGAAGGAATTGAAACTACCAAGGCATTGCTAGGCGCTCAAAAACCCATCTTTGGCATTTGTATGGGGCATCAAATTTTGGGTCATGCCTTGGGAGCAGAAACCTTTAAACTCAAGTTTGGGCATCGGGGATTAAATCAACCTGCGGGTTTACAGCAACGGGTAGAAATTACCAGCCAGAACCACAGTTTTGCCATTAACCCAGATTCTTTACCTGAAGCAGTGGTAGAAATAAGCCATCTAAACTTGAATGATCGCACTGTTGCTGGTGTACGTCACAAGTCTTTGCCCGTGTTCTCGGTGCAATACCACCCCGAAGCTAGTCCAGGCCCTCACGATGCTGATTACTTGTTTGAGGACTTTGTCAAAGCAATGCGAGCAGCACGTCAATCGCAGAGGGATAGGAATTAG